The genome window CGGAATGGTTGTCCGTGTCCAGGAACTATCCAATCAGCCATGCAGACAATTAAATTGGCATTTTGTCTCTTGATAGCATTGTCCCAGACACCTTCTTCTATCATTACATCTCTCtgcaaaattatcaaatttaaacTTAATATTATAGTTTCGAAAACGGCACCTACCTTCTCACTGAGCAAGTGCTCACTCGGAATTAAATCTCCAACAATTGCCATGGTTCCGTATCCAGCAACGTTGTGCACCAAGACAGACAAGTCGTGTTGTGTGTGTCCGGGTGTCTTCCATACTTCAACATTTCCAGACAACTTTCGATATGGTCTTTCCTTCAATTCGGTTGGAGTGACGTGACGTCCAATGTATTCCATTGAATGGTAAAGAATTGGTTTTTGAGCGAAGAAGTTCATGTTTCCCATGTGACCCGGCGAGGCGTGAGTGATGACAACACTGTCAATTTGGTCAAGAGTCACCGACTCCTTTGCAAGGCctgcaaatttgaatattaagaACGGATCTTCACACGAAGATGTTTTGGACCCTTGTCCCTAGATTGGAGACATGAACTTAATTAATTTAGATGAAGTACCATTAGATAAAAGTAGTAAATGTGACTGAAGGATCCAGCGACTGTTCTCTTGTCTCTGGTGATAAAAAGCGTTGtccattattattattcataGAGGACTTGTGAGGAAGTCTAtttttctgttcttttttctttttttctcgtttGGAAAGCTTCTTTAATGCTTTTTCCAAAAGTCGCTCCAATTCGTCCTCTCGAACTTGTCGATAAATGTTAATAAGTAAGACCAGAAGCCATCCCTGTGCCATGGATAGCCCTGTTGAAATGCCAACTATAACCAGGCAAGCCATGTCAATAACAGCTCGATGATCATAATATTCCGCATTGAAACCATGTGCAATTGCATTGCCAATGATTGGTGAATTGGAAGAAACAAAGAATGCCAGAATCAGAGTAATAGCCACGCATATTAGTACAGTAGTTCCTTTCAAAACTATCTTTGGGACCAGCCATGAAGATCGCTGTCTCGCAAGTCCATACCAACAAGCAAGGATACAGAGAATATGAACAGCATATAAAACTCCAATAGAGGACACAGCCGCCGTAGCAAAGAAATTGAATCCATAGAGTTGCAAAAATTGGACAGATTTAAGAAAAGTGGCagtgagaaacaaaaaatcgaaaatgccAATGAAGAGTCCAACTGTTCTGGTTTTAACCGGTGAGCACCACGGCGACATTGGCTCCATTTCAAGCTCACTTATTTCCAGTTTCATCTGAATTCGTCCTACTGCTTATTGGATAAGGAAACGTAGCATAGCGGAATAGGAGAGTTAGAGAACAAGAAATGATGAATAGAGATATATTCAGGAAGAGTGAATAAAGTTGCTAAAATCCAATTTGTCGGCTCGATTCCGGTCACATTCAATAGAAAtaagagaaaagagaaagaagaaaagatgGGCTCTCGTGAAAGAATGATGTAAAGATTTGGGGTTTTAAAAAGTAATAGGctctagttttcaaaaattatcattaataatgaaatttcaagttctaCCAGTTTCTAATTTatgttaaacaatttttatgttaaacaatttttcattttcgtgtAAATTGTAGGCATTGTTTTTTAGcatttaattcaatttaatttcgaaatgtttcaaatattttctagatAGATTATTTGCAAATTTGTAGGACCAACTGAGTACACATTCTAATGGACTTTGGAAGCCCATTAATATAAAGGGGATTAGCGATAAACAGAGAGGTTGTCACCACAAATTACAAATGaatggaaaataattaaagaCCAAATTTcgcatttaaaataatatggAGAAACAAAACACACTAACTTGAAGGAATATGGTGCTTAGAGTGAATCTCTAccaaataaaagaaaaagaagaccaCATCGGAGAATTGAATTACTCAAAAAAGACGAAGCTGTTTgaaagaattcagaaaaaatagaagagtGCGGAATTGGTTTGTGCATCCCTAGTCCCTTTTCTCTTTACATAAATGCttggaaaataaatgattGCAAAGTATTTTTCACGCACGCAAAGGCCTTCACTAGAAATATATAAACTTTGGagagttttgagatttttgaacacTTACTATGCAACAGTCTTTCAGTGTCACTGCTGGCTCCAGTGTCAATAAGCACAATATAACCATTATCGTTGACAAGTGTGATGGCCCCAACTGCTTCTACTTGTCCGTCCTAAAATACTTGTTGTAATTAACGTAACGAAAAGTATTTCATACCCTTAATGGTCTAACAGATCCTGCTTGGAGAACAGTCACATTTACATAGCTTTTTGGTTCAGCAGTAGAAGTCCACAGTTTCGCCCATGAGTTAACTTTTGGAGTAGTAGTCGTTGGTTCGGTAGTTGTTGTAGTCGTCGTGGGTTCagttgttgtagttgttgGCTGTGTTGTCGTTGTAGTTGGCAGCGGAGTTGTGGTAGTTGTGGTTGTTGCGGTCGTGGTTGTAGTTGGCTGAGCAGTGGTAGAAGTGGTTGTCTCCTGAGTtgttgatgttttttggagagCCTTTTCAGCAGATATTCTGTTGTATGTTGGCCAAGCTGTACGATCCTTGATGTACCATGGCGCTTTTCTTGAAGTGGCTGTTGGAATCGGTTGCGATGGAGCTGCGGTAGGGGTTACAGTGCTCCACGTAAGTGGTAGACGTTGTGTTGGGCGAGCTGAAAACAGGGAATTTGCCAATTGAGTTAAATGAATTTATGGTATCGCGGCGGGGTTCGACTAACATAGTAGGGGTGCGCggtaaatttgccgaatttgccgtatTCGCCAAGcacgaaaactttcaaaaaaattagaaattttccgcacacataaaaaaatttacaatataATTTTGACCAATACAATTGATTTTatccccaaaaatttagtaaaaagacacaaaattgagttattgtGATGTTTAAGCAGACAAACCACACCGAACTTATTCAAAAACCAGGAATGTGTTaaaaattcagtagttttggcgctccaaaaaacatttaaaaaaatcacagttttcgCAGTTTGTTTAGTACGGCAAATTTACCGAAATTGCCGAgcttggcaaattttgagatttgccgcacaccgcTGTATAGTATTCAACGCAAATGTATCTAATTGAAgagaacttttttggtgatgTATCTAGTTTCCACATGCGAATGCCAAATTCAGGTATTCAACTCCCTGAGCTTATCAGATCTATGAACATTATTACACATATTCCAccataaaagttttaaattagaTATAAACACAAAACTCAATCCGTGACACTCCGTTGTTAGAATCATAATGGAAACCGTtgcttgaaaataaaataatagttAACCTGGTCTGCCATTGGGTACAATTCCGCGTCTAGTATCTTTGCAGCATATTGATCGTCCAAGTTTCACGGATTGATCACAAAGATATCCAACAGGACAGTCTCCGAGTGATGCAGGTCGACAGAAGGCAAAATCGTTGGCCAATATGAGAGGTTCGGCAAAGAATGGACAGACTGGAAAAGTGatagaagtttttgaaaggttggtttaaaaaataatgcttTGAAGTGAGatagaacaaaaaatactATTGTAAGTGATTAGAACAGAATAGTGCAtttaggcaaaaaaattgttccattaTTCTCCCACCAAGTAGAGAAGTTTTCTTTTGCGTGCAGTCACTTGAGAATTTGTAACTTGATAGCTCTCGTTTTCCTTTTCGGAATTTTGATTGTTTGTGGTCATTCATAACGCATAGCGCATCCCTCGATTGGGAGCTGTAGGCAAGAAATCTAATACATGTGATCACGATCGAAGTGTGCTCTATCTATATTGTAGGCCTTTCACAACGAGACTATGAAAGATGTTTTTTGATACTTCGATATGTGACATTAACAATTGTGccttattttcaaacaaaaaggCAAATGTGGAAtgagccaaattttttttaaatatgagtTTTCAAGGAAATCTagagcaatgtcgcatgttccgacccctagaaaaacaaatgattaaatcaaaattaaagtataaaaatcgtagaaaacaattttttagtcgACTTCCGagattatgagtggcaaaaactgagtaattgtcactttttgacagtaaataaaaaaatttcaaaaaatttttttgaagagttttactatgatattcggGTAATTTTGGAATcagagttaaaaaaaacatccccactggcgctactccagtTAAGTTAAATTTCTAAAGAATTGCtctttcgaaaatgttttaattcgCCAAAACTGAAAGTCAAAACCTTACGCTACTGGATCTGTTAAATTGTATAcaaaatttgtcgaattttaaaactgatttcAGCCTACGGATTTATTAATAGTTGTAACAAATTGTGATATatgaagtaattttttttgtttaatttcgaaaatttttttctattagtaAACTAATAGTAAGAGTGAAAGATAAATTTCTCAGATTGTCCTAGATATCGTTCTGCTATTCATATGTATCCGTTGTTTTAGCCcagccatttttttaaagcgaaCTTTACATTAGACTTTTTGGCCATTACGTAACCAGCGGTCACATCAAGAAAAAAGATGACAGTCCACGCACGATTCATCACACGGAAGATTTCTTATCACTAGTGCAAACAAAAGAGCATCACCCTCACAGAGAGACTGTTAACACCTAATCAAATGAAAACGGGGATGATTGACAGAAAAATCGCATACCGTCACGACTGTGAGATCTTGGTTCGGACGTCGTCGGCGCTTCCGGTGTGGTTTCGGTCGTTGTGGCTTCTGTCGTCTTGTCGGATCCCCATCCGAATAGTCTGGAAGCAGAGCTGAGAATTATTAGGGGTAGTTCCCCAGTCGTATGACAATTGGggaattatttttagtttagAAACGAGCCGGTTTATCAGACACGTAAAACAGGGGAAAAAATGTTACCTCAGAATGCTTCCAGCCAAGTCATTTTGTCCATTGAGACTCTCTCGGTTGTTCAAAATCCATTGTCTCAATTGTTCAGTTGTAGCTCCATGCGTGCCGCTGATCAGTAACACAGTAGCAATAAAGAATAACTTCATATTTTGTTAGATTAAATGTGTGCACACAAATATTAAATAAGATTTTTGTGTGGGTGGTTGTGTGTAAATTATATGAGCAGAATATGTATATAGTTAACACGAGAGAGACTGTTGAAGAATGCACACTTCGTTTCGACGATTTTATGTGAGAGTTTTGGAGTTCTTGTGCTCAATAGGATGATGGGGTGGGGTCAAAAGCGAAATTGTGCGTCGAGCTCCTTACCGCGCGGAAAAAGAAGCGCCCTGTGCAAAAGGGGCGGAGATTAcagtgtatgtgtgtgtgtgtgtgtgtgtgcacaAGCTTGTCGCTCTTCCTTCTGATCCTATGGCGTTCGTTTCTCACACTTTTGTATTATTCTTTCTCGCAGATTGAAAGGAGGATCCTAAAAAAGAACACACGGATATGGTAGAAAATATCAAGAaaattgtgtgtgtgtgtgtgtcagTGTGCTCAGTGAAAAGGGAGAAACGATttcattccggcaattcgacaaattgccggaatttaaaatttccgacaaagcGGCAAATGGGCACATTGCTGGAATtggaaacttccggcaaatcagcaatctggcaaattgccaaatccgccggaaaaacggccattgccaaaaattttcgacaattgtggttttgaattttgcgcaACCTCTCACGCCACCAACAATACCGTATATTTCGTATTGTTCCACTTTAGCTTCTCCgttgtttttaatgaaaagttCATAACATGAATaatgttcttttttctataagtttcaatcaattttattgatatattcaaaatgaaccttggtttaacttttcaaagtaGAACAGTGGAGTTTagcagaaataaaaaatatacgGTAATTAACCGTTGTTGTTATCATGTTGTGCTACAGTTATTACAATTATTCTGTATTCTTTTGTGACCgagtaaaatttcagtttaccAGCCGCgcatataaataattttcagtatgCCTATAGTAGTCCAAAAGTACCACGGTATTGTACtgataataattaaaaattgcattacatactaatttaattaaattgcCTCTCATTTGAGGGAATAAATTCGGAACAAGTTCTAAAATCTGTCACGAAAAtacttgaaagttttttgccTTCTTTGCACTAACCGGCTAGATGTACTCAGATCTATCGGACGGGTGAGAAGGGTCATCTCATTGCTTTTCTTCATTCCACCCGTTCTCTCTTCCTCTCATCATCACACGAGTGGCGGTGCAGCAGCAACAGGAGCAGTACCTAtctgtatttatttatttacaaaacaACTTTCCCCTCGCGGCGGTTCTTTCTCTCGGCGAGAACCTCCCAATTTTCGTCGGGTATCCTTTTGTTACGTTCGTTCGTGAAGAGAACCTTCGCGCCGCCAACCGTTTTTTTATTACAGAAGTTGTTGGATCATCATTCAAGAGCCGTGGTGCACGATGCGGCGACGCCgtagctgaaaaaatgatgaaaaagtgGATTGAGAGTTCAGTTTTTAGATTCTTTGTAGAAAAATGGTCACAAGCTACATTTTGATGATTTATTGCAATGTTACTTACGTCTACAGTGGAAGAATTATtgtttattatatttttacttGAGAAGTTAGAGTTGAGGGcttcatgaaaaaaaagaagcttgaaaactaaaatttacatCTTAAAACTCAATGATCTAATCGTCAATTAGGTATTGCAAACCACACACacataaaaatttctcaagTTCGTGcgaactgaaattatttttcgaaataatagGCTCATTAGATGTTGTACAGTACTCATTCATCatacaaagaaaaatattcgaCCTTTGCTCGAAGTGTGTTGCAATTCTACGCATATTCAACCCACGCAATGAATGGCGCCTCTTTTTCAAACAGATTCcattcttgttttcttttttctgttttgcaATCGTTCCTATTTGTACATCGCGTTTCTATTGGCGAGCGGGTATGTGCATCGGAATCGACGATGAAATCTGCAGTGGGAAGTATTTACACTTCATGCAAGAAGTACCAAAGTCGGAGCAAATACCAAACGGGTGTTCGTTGGAATAtcgttgaaacattttgaactcgTGTTACtggaaaaacattaaaacactGTTGGACCACTGCCAACATTAAAAATGGGCAAACTTCGTATTAATCAAACATCGAATAATCCACAAATTGCGGTGAATGGACCTAGATCTTTAATAGCTCTGTTTGATTAATAAAGAATACTTGATAAAGAACTATATGatgcaatttttcatgtttggTTATTATATCTAATGTTTGATTAAAACAGCCTAGGTAATATTTGTGAAAGTAAAGGACTTGTTCTTATTTGGAAGGTTCACATTTCCACAatgatttgatttgaaaatcattATGTAGAAAATCGCATGGGAAACAAACATTCGTCATGTTTAAAATACCAACTAACatctttcacattttcataCATGTAAGCTAATGGAACAGCAGCAGCATTTGACAAAACGGAAGATTGCGCCATATTGCTTTAGTATTTAACCTTAACAAGTTAGCGCCAAaatgtaaaacatttttgttgaaagctTTGAATATGTGCTCAAAAATTCTGTGAAAGTTAACCgttgcctaaaatttttttctcgataattgttttgagaaaaattcgcTTTGACAAAAATGTGATGCCTCCAAACGTATGGAAAACTGAAGCTTCAAACAATAACTTGGGAATCAATATAAAAATGGGGTGAGTGCAAATTGCactttcaactaaaaaaatcgaatcaGGCGATTCGGTCCCATTTCAAAAACGACACCGAAGTTGTTTATTTAGTGTTATATAAATTAACATCATTCCCTCGGCGGCTTATCATCGGAAAGATTGCTCTGTTAATTATGATTTCTGATGATTgcgcatttttaaatatctctttgttctttttcaattcACGCTCTTTTTGCTTGCCCCTAGGTGTTGTTAActgattttcctttttaatcTGCACTGCTGATGTTTTGCAAACATCACATAGAGCACAAGACACGGTTTTCGCTAAATTCCTTTTGATAGTGAATGGGGTTATTCTATACTTTCGTGGGTAGATAAATTTAGTTCAGATCAGGGGTGTGCGAACATGccgagttcggcaaattttccgaatttgtcaaaacggcaaatttcaaaaaaagtagatttgacaaattttccGATCTATTGGgttattttgatgtttaagcaGACACACTACACGGGACTTATTCAGAAAGCatatgtgtgttaagaattcagtagtttcagtactccaaaaaaatgaaaaatttcatatttttcggagtttgttaagctcggcaaattttgagagtcAGTATTTTTGaggagtttttaatttttcataactctGTAGTCTGGAACCGAGTAACACTATTTTTACGAAAATATACTTTTCGAAAGCTTTTGTTCACATaatgtttttggaaactttctggaaaaactgACACATTTTTTATCTTAAATGGAGGAATCATTGTATCATTAAACattgacaaattttcagaaaattgttgtAACAAGAGTTTTTgccttgaattttcagattaatttcCAAAGTGCTCATCTGTCGCTCAAAACTTTGTAGGAGCACATTTAGaaggttttcttttaattggCATTAATTTCTGATACTTCCCTTGCTATTGACTCATACTGTTTTGAGATTCATTTTTACCGTGAACGAATCAACCAGCAATATCTCTAAACTTCTGAAGGGTCAGATTTGATAGTCAGTTTTAGATAGACACCAAGAATTATATTGTTATATTCTAGTAAGAACGATGTTGTTTCACTCTGTGTATAGTATTATGTCAAGCTTTGGCTGGCACTTGTAGCTTTTCATGACAATTTTATAGGTGTAAGATAATAAGAAGTAACTCAAATATAAAGTACTAATCAAGAAGCAAACTTCAACACACTCCAATGTGTTCGGTTTCCGTTCGCCTCGTCCGCACCAACGGATTACCGGAGCATCGTTGTCGTGCGAATGCTCAGGGCTTAGAAGATGTGTGTCTAGGTAAACATGCGGTCATCTCATTGTGCCACTTTTGTGCGGGGGAATCCTACTGTGGTGTTGTTTTTGTGCATAGGAAGAGGGAtagattttcaatcaaattcaaaacacaaaaatcgaaaattgaatgtATTCTTTCATCGTTTTCTCTTCTTTGGTCTGCGGGCAATTCAAATTGGTCATGTATGtacttgaatattttttgtttgtatgtgtatgtgtgtgtgtgtgtgggatGTGTGCTCCCTATGAGCCACATTGAAAGTTATAACAGAAATAGAAACGGGTGTTTGGAATATGTGAACTTTTTGACTGTCTCATACTTGCCGGAAAACGGGTATTATGAAATTAAAGTTTGttactgaaacttttttttgagaaaattgacaCATTCAATAGGCACATTCTTATGGAACGGTAGTTGCCGCCCACTCCTGGttaaaatgctgaaattttcatttaaagcGATGGAAACGATGTGACGCTTTAAGTCCCTCGATCGATACAAAAACGAAACATTTCtagataaacaaaaaaaattacagtccACCTAAAAAGTTACTTCAAGAGTCAGAACTAGCGGTTGTTTTGTGGAGTCGTTTAACGCAGCTATAGCTATATCGAGATAATTTTGCCTAAATATAGTTTACATGGGCTAAAACTTGTTTTATAACACACAAAACTATACTCTGTTATGAATATCTTACTATGTCATTTAGTCGTTTCAAGACTACCTATATGGGTGATTATTTTCTTATTGACATCTACATCTGAAGCTCATCGACCTAGAAAATATACATGTGGTTTCATTATTTTGTgtcattaaacatttttgaggtttctttaaaacttcgaacatttttcaaaaagagtcTTCCAATTTacgttttgaagttttttttttgaatttttaagaaactCTAAATATAGttcaatgaatttattttacaaatgACTCGCTTTGTTTGAAACGCTTTCTTGTAGCAATTTTAATGTTGTAAGAGCTTTTCACTATATCCAGATAGACTAAAAGCCTGTCACCACTAATTAGCACCaccaaaaatttctaattggCAGGATTCTCTCTTCCAGAAGGTTGGTATGTCacacaacaatttttttctccacAATGAACGATTCGGCCTTTATGAACGGCCTTTAATCACTTtccaaagtttcagaaaacgtTTCGATAAacaaatttggctgaaaattttcgcataaaaattcaatttttttaacgtctcaaattgtttttacaaTCATGTACCATAATAAAAACAACAGTTGGCTAGGAAAATACACGCGAATTTTTAACCGCTTGTTTTAAAtacctttttcaaattctaggTGTTTCTCTGCcgctaaatttttattaggagcctattcaaaaaatcttctttCCAACGAGACAGGTGTCATTTGGAAGTCTTCTCAAATAATTTCCTCGGTAATCTTTGCCTATTCTTTTAAATACCTTTTCCATTtgctttcttctttttttctaagcCAACAAAAAAGACTCCGTCCTACTTCTTCGTTTTCTGAAGAAGAGGCCCCGTATGCTCCGAATATTATATCAAGTGGCTTCGAGCCTGCACAACACATTGCTCCCTTCCCGAAAAAGCTCATAACTATCTTGCCACGCCCATTTTCTTGGGGTCCGTGTCCTTGGCCGTCGCCCGGAGCCCACTTCTCGTCCCTCCATTTCCATTCAATTGCTCTTTTCCCCAGGCGACATCAAAAACCCGTATTTTAGGGGTCaccatttttctgttttattgtCTTGTTTTTGGGTGTTccgttgttgaaaaaaatgaccATTCATTTTAGGTGAAGCAGCGAGGCTCCTCTGAGACTTGTCTActagattttgaaaacctagaacttttccttttttgaataaataagttAATACAATTAAATAAAACGAGCTCAAATAGATTCCTTGTGAGGTATGTAGTCATTTCAACACGATATGAGTATctgttaaaggtggagtagcgccagtgggaaaaatgttaaaaactacgGCTCTGGTGTCAAAATGACTGAATATATAATAaaactcttcaatttttttttgaaatttttcatttactgtcaaaaagtgacaatcaCTCAGTCTTTGCCACTCATAGCTTTAGAAgtggaccaaaaaaaatgttttcctacATTTGTTAAGTAtgctttcactttttcaaaaattatttgtattaaaacgtGTTACgggtcggaacatgcggcattgctttggatttcctcaaaagctcatacttttcaaaattttggcaatttgccaaaactttgaccgaaaattatgaaaaatctaaattttttaaaagtgctttattatgatttttggtAGTTTTAGATCATTATACATGTATTTAGagttcccactggcgctactccatctttaaatATCGTTCAATTAATGTTCATATTGGGAGCAATCAATAGTTTTCATTCGATTCAACTAATTCCATGTGTTCATGCTAGTTTTATACGACTTTCGAAATGTCTGTCTCCCAATTCATAATGACCACACCACACATCTAGTCAATTTTGGGCCCCAAATATCCTTGATTCCTTTTTTCAACACCTCTTGAAAAGagggggagagagagagagcaatTACCTCAAAAATGGAACAGCTTGTGTTCTGTTGAAGAACatgaagaaaaatagattgctggaaagaaaaaaagaaacataaagTCGATTAGCGGTcgcaaaactacaatttttgttcTCTCGTGGGAGCCGAAACCAGTCAACGGCTATTTAGCGAGTTTTTGCGCCAAAGTGCAGCCGGTGCATCAATTGAATTCTTGTTTGCTTATTTTGCAGGGCATGCTCGTCAATTGTagcatttataatttttaaagaattttttgaccTATTTCTCGAATTCATTAAgccctttttttttcatttgctcGTCGCAATTCCAAGTCTggcaaaaaacgaaaattgccgaaatttccgatcatcaaatataaaaattaccaaaaaagtatttgaaagagtatttaaaaaatttaaaacatggtAGGCAAACACATATATTTTGTTGAGAAATATTTGccaattaccaaaaattttgattttgcccaagtttgctgattctcaaaatttttagattatcGGACACTCCTTATCCACTAGGAATTTGAACACTGTTGCCCAAGTTTTGTCCGAAAGTATTAACCTAGTTGGATTAGCTTGGCCAAGTTAAGAGAAATTTGATTCAGGCCGCGTTCACTAAGATTTTATCCAAACCCTGTTAATCTCTTGTCCGAGTTCAAAACGATACGaaggaaaaatacaaaattcctgctttaactttttctgaacctagttaaaaatttcggaCCAAACTTTGACAAGAACCTGGCACCGACAAAACTTTGTCTTGTTTTCTCCATACCTCAACTCCCCGttaatctgaattttttcagaacaattttcaCCTCAATGCAATCAACAAAATGATGCGGCGTAGCTCCATTCTGTTCTACCTAGCAGGTATACCTACAaacaattcatttcaaaaaaaaaaccaaaataaaccttaaacgaaaaatcgaaatgttataataattttgtttgCATACTCTATTAGATCAATATACAATTCGGTCTcttggaaatattttgataataatctCACTAATATGACTGAGTATGACTGAGTTTAAGACAACAATCCCACAAGGGATAGATCAcctttaatcaaaaaataaacggtGAACCACGATTACTTCTCCAATTACAATATTTCAGTTCTCTCCGAATCCACGTGGAGCTCATTTCCCGGTGGAAACTGCATCGAGCCGTGCATAGCCGAGATGCAGCAGGTTggttaagtttttcaaatcatttgtGTGTGTTTGCTTCACGGTTTTTCTGGGTTTCATTTCCAATCACTCAATTTCCCCACCACCACTTTCAAAGTACTAACTTATCACTTGCACTTTGCCATGTGTCGTGTTGCCTTTTCCAGTCACTCGAAGCAACTCCACTGCTGCAGAGCGAACAACTTGGCCAATTGAGCCTGAGCTCCCTGGTATCAACCTCGTCTAACAAGGAGCTGACCGAAAGGAGTTTTTACGATATTTgccagtaagttttttttctttggaaaagtAAAAACAATTCTCAAGAAACacaatttctttcttttttgtccT of Caenorhabditis elegans chromosome II contains these proteins:
- the C23H3.9 gene encoding Metallo-beta-lactamase domain-containing protein (Confirmed by transcript evidence), whose product is MKLFFIATVLLISGTHGATTEQLRQWILNNRESLNGQNDLAGSILRLFGWGSDKTTEATTTETTPEAPTTSEPRSHSRDVCPFFAEPLILANDFAFCRPASLGDCPVGYLCDQSVKLGRSICCKDTRRGIVPNGRPARPTQRLPLTWSTVTPTAAPSQPIPTATSRKAPWYIKDRTAWPTYNRISAEKALQKTSTTQETTTSTTAQPTTTTTATTTTTTTPLPTTTTTQPTTTTTEPTTTTTTTEPTTTTPKVNSWAKLWTSTAEPKSYVNVTVLQAGSVRPLRDGQVEAVGAITLVNDNGYIVLIDTGASSDTERLLHSLAKESVTLDQIDSVVITHASPGHMGNMNFFAQKPILYHSMEYIGRHVTPTELKERPYRKLSGNVEVWKTPGHTQHDLSVLVHNVAGYGTMAIVGDLIPSEHLLSEKRDVMIEEGVWDNAIKRQNANLIVCMADWIVPGHGQPFRVLPNYRQKAGCTRLLAQRHLLNQAV
- the C23H3.9 gene encoding Metallo-beta-lactamase domain-containing protein (Confirmed by transcript evidence) encodes the protein MKLFFIATVLLISGTHGATTEQLRQWILNNRESLNGQNDLAGSILRLFGWGSDKTTEATTTETTPEAPTTSEPRSHSRDARPTQRLPLTWSTVTPTAAPSQPIPTATSRKAPWYIKDRTAWPTYNRISAEKALQKTSTTQETTTSTTAQPTTTTTATTTTTTTPLPTTTTTQPTTTTTEPTTTTTTTEPTTTTPKVNSWAKLWTSTAEPKSYVNVTVLQAGSVRPLRDGQVEAVGAITLVNDNGYIVLIDTGASSDTERLLHSLAKESVTLDQIDSVVITHASPGHMGNMNFFAQKPILYHSMEYIGRHVTPTELKERPYRKLSGNVEVWKTPGHTQHDLSVLVHNVAGYGTMAIVGDLIPSEHLLSEKRDVMIEEGVWDNAIKRQNANLIVCMADWIVPGHGQPFRVLPNYRQKAGCTRLLAQRHLLNQAV
- the C23H3.9 gene encoding Metallo-beta-lactamase domain-containing protein (Confirmed by transcript evidence); the protein is MDNAFYHQRQENSRWILQSHLLLLSNGLAKESVTLDQIDSVVITHASPGHMGNMNFFAQKPILYHSMEYIGRHVTPTELKERPYRKLSGNVEVWKTPGHTQHDLSVLVHNVAGYGTMAIVGDLIPSEHLLSEKRDVMIEEGVWDNAIKRQNANLIVCMADWIVPGHGQPFRVLPNYRQKAGCTRLLAQRHLLNQAV
- the C23H3.9 gene encoding MBL fold metallo-hydrolase (Confirmed by transcript evidence) translates to MGNMNFFAQKPILYHSMEYIGRHVTPTELKERPYRKLSGNVEVWKTPGHTQHDLSVLVHNVAGYGTMAIVGDLIPSEHLLSEKRDVMIEEGVWDNAIKRQNANLIVCMADWIVPGHGQPFRVLPNYRQKAGCTRLLAQRHLLNQAV
- the C23H3.9 gene encoding Lactamase_B domain-containing protein (Partially confirmed by transcript evidence); the encoded protein is MKLFFIATVLLISGTHGATTEQLRQWILNNRESLNGQNDLAGSILRLFGWGSDKTTEATTTETTPEAPTTSEPRSHSRDVCPFFAEPLILANDFAFCRPASLGDCPVGYLCDQSVKLGRSICCKDTRRGIVPNGRPARPTQRLPLTWSTVTPTAAPSQPIPTATSRKAPWYIKDRTAWPTYNRISAEKALQKTSTTQETTTSTTAQPTTTTTATTTTTTTPLPTTTTTQPTTTTTEPTTTTTTTEPTTTTPKVNSWAKLWTSTAEPKSYVNVTVLQAGSVRPLRDGQVEAVGAITLVNDNGYIVLIDTGASSDTERLLHMKAFACVKNTLQSFIFQAFM